The Delphinus delphis chromosome 2, mDelDel1.2, whole genome shotgun sequence genome contains a region encoding:
- the INSYN1 gene encoding inhibitory synaptic factor 1, producing the protein MNIRGTPDLGQPSDDPSSGGERERIRQRMKMVIGQLEDILQELKEVAKELREVVSQIDKLTSDFDFELEPDDWTTATVSSTSSSDKVGVGGPFDLGHLDFMTADILSDSWEFCSFLDISTPSDSVDGPESTRPGAGPDYRLMNGSVPIPNGPRVETPDSSSEEAFSAGPVKGQLPQRTPGTRERVRFSDKVLYHALCCDDEEGDGEEEVGLSPEPPHTEAHVGPLKPSPAPYKPRRSPLTGRRSDPTLAPEQTRRVTRNSSTQTVSDKSTQTVLPYMATRQKAKGKN; encoded by the exons ATGAACATTCGGGGCACCCCGGACCTCGGGCAGCCCAGTGACGACCCCAGCAGTGGTGGCGAGCGGGAGCGGATTCGACAGCGCATGAAGATGGTCATTGGGCAGCTGGAGGACATCCTGCAGGAGCTCAAGGAGGTGGCCAAGGAGCTAAGGGAG GTGGTGAGCCAGATCGATAAGCTAACCTCGGACTTTGACTTCGAACTGGAGCCAGATGACTGGACCACAGCCACCGTGAGCAGCACCTCCAGCAGCGACAAGGTGGGCGTGGGTGGCCCCTTTGACCTGGGCCACCTGGACTTTATGACAGCTGACATCCTCTCGGATAGCTGGGAGTTCTGCTCCTTCCTGGACATCTCCACCCCCTCAGACTCCGTGGACGGCCCCGAGTCGACCCGGCCAGGGGCTGGCCCTGACTACCGGCTCATGAATGGCAGCGTGCCCATCCCCAACGGGCCCCGGGTGGAGACCCCGGACTCCTCCAGCGAGGAGGCCTTCAGCGCTGGCCCTGTGAAGGGCCAGCTGCCCCAGCGGACCCCGGGCACACGGGAGAGGGTGCGATTCAGCGACAAAGTGCTCTACCATGCTCTATGCTGTGACGACGAGGAGGGGGACGGCGAGGAGGAGGTGGGCCTGTCCCCGGAGCCTCCCCACACAGAGGCCCACGTGGGCCCCCTCAAGCCCTCCCCGGCTCCCTACAAGCCGAGGCGCTCTCCACTGACTGGCCGCCGCTCAGACCCCACCTTGGCCCCCGAGCAGACCCGAAGGGTCACAAGAAACAGCAGCACCCAAACGGTGTCAGACAAGAGCACTCAGACGGTGCTGCCCTACATGGCCACCAGACAGAAAGCCAAGGGGAAAAACTAG